A genomic segment from Dermatobacter hominis encodes:
- a CDS encoding nucleotide exchange factor GrpE: MSSNAGAAGYPSDDEVAVGEVVEDDLSTDGLTAEEIADRVDVDLDLAAAGADDLGQSAEEAVVEAVEFAQRVETERDELRDLVQRVKADFDNYKRRVEVQRAEQRALAAVELVRDLLPVLDACDAALAQGHTDVAPVQSQLESTLTKRGLVKVADTDVEFDPNVHEAVMHEEGDGESVVVEVLRAGYLWNDHVVRPAMVKVKG, translated from the coding sequence GTGAGCTCCAACGCCGGAGCCGCTGGCTACCCGTCCGACGACGAGGTCGCGGTGGGAGAGGTCGTCGAGGACGACCTCTCCACCGACGGCCTGACCGCCGAGGAGATCGCGGATCGGGTCGACGTCGACCTTGACCTCGCGGCCGCCGGCGCGGACGACCTCGGCCAGAGCGCCGAGGAGGCCGTCGTCGAGGCCGTCGAGTTCGCCCAGCGGGTCGAGACCGAGCGCGACGAGCTGCGCGACCTCGTGCAGCGCGTGAAGGCCGACTTCGACAACTACAAGCGCCGCGTCGAGGTCCAGCGCGCCGAGCAGCGCGCCCTCGCGGCGGTGGAGCTCGTCCGCGACCTCCTCCCCGTGCTCGACGCCTGCGACGCCGCGCTGGCCCAGGGCCACACCGACGTGGCCCCCGTCCAGTCGCAGCTGGAGTCGACCCTGACCAAGCGCGGCCTGGTGAAGGTCGCCGACACCGACGTGGAGTTCGACCCGAACGTCCACGAGGCCGTCATGCACGAGGAGGGCGACGGCGAGTCCGTCGTCGTTGAGGTGCTCCGCGCCGGCTACCTGTGGAACGACCACGTGGTGCGGCCGGCGATGGTCAAGGTGAAGGGCTGA